The Sphingomonas telluris genome includes a window with the following:
- a CDS encoding class I SAM-dependent methyltransferase, with product MPTSTARTLKGPRRLVRRSARRGASPHWQFLRGFLKHPVMVGSIIPSSRVLIEKMLGPVDWENTKLFVEYGPGVGTFTRPILEKLGPDATLLTIDTNADFTRYLKESIDDPRLVAVTGSAADVEKILADRGFDKADYVVSGLPFSTLPPGVGDAIAEATAKAIRPGGAFLVYQFSPKVRDFIAPHFDRLDRGFEWINVPPATLFWAWKKNGEA from the coding sequence ATGCCCACTTCGACTGCCCGGACCCTCAAGGGCCCCCGCCGCCTAGTCCGCCGTTCAGCGCGACGCGGCGCCAGCCCGCACTGGCAGTTCCTTCGCGGCTTCCTGAAACATCCGGTGATGGTCGGCTCGATCATCCCGTCAAGCCGGGTGCTCATCGAGAAGATGCTGGGGCCCGTCGATTGGGAAAACACGAAGCTGTTCGTGGAATATGGCCCGGGCGTCGGTACGTTCACGCGCCCGATCCTGGAAAAGCTGGGCCCCGATGCGACCCTGCTGACCATCGACACCAACGCCGATTTCACTCGCTACCTCAAAGAATCGATCGACGATCCGCGGCTGGTAGCCGTGACCGGATCGGCTGCGGACGTAGAAAAGATCCTGGCCGACCGTGGCTTCGACAAGGCCGATTATGTCGTCTCGGGCCTGCCTTTCTCGACCCTTCCGCCGGGCGTCGGCGACGCGATTGCCGAAGCCACGGCCAAGGCGATCCGTCCGGGCGGCGCGTTCCTGGTCTACCAATTCAGCCCCAAGGTCCGCGACTTCATCGCGCCGCATTTCGACCGCCTCGATCGCGGCTTCGAGTGGATCAACGTCCCGCCCGCGACCCTGTTCTGGGCGTGGAAGAAGAACGGCGAAGCCTGA
- a CDS encoding DUF1489 family protein: MKSRLFRHYIEGVPQLHLTKVAFGCRDLDALRSRVDARAEQGEVRVVTRMRPKRADELVGGNLYWIVKHRIIGGQRILAFEDRPDGRINIVCSGELQTVAPIPKRAHQGWRYFEAEIPAGDESGLAELPAQLYGRLAALALV; the protein is encoded by the coding sequence TTGAAGTCACGCCTCTTCCGGCACTACATCGAGGGCGTGCCGCAGCTCCATCTCACAAAGGTCGCGTTCGGATGCCGCGACCTCGACGCCCTCCGTTCACGCGTCGACGCGCGCGCGGAGCAGGGTGAGGTCCGCGTGGTGACTCGCATGCGGCCCAAGCGCGCGGACGAGCTGGTCGGCGGCAATCTCTACTGGATCGTCAAGCACCGGATCATCGGCGGCCAGCGCATTCTCGCGTTCGAGGATCGGCCCGACGGGCGAATCAATATCGTCTGCTCCGGCGAGCTCCAGACGGTCGCCCCGATCCCCAAGCGCGCGCACCAGGGCTGGCGCTATTTCGAGGCCGAGATCCCGGCGGGGGATGAATCGGGCCTCGCCGAGCTCCCCGCGCAATTGTACGGACGACTCGCGGCGTTAGCGCTCGTCTGA
- a CDS encoding CADD family putative folate metabolism protein, which yields MTTLSVSSCIDSKVAERAMLSHPFYQAWTEGRLPIETLRDYARQYFHHVEAFPRAVSAVHSACPDRDGRRMLAENLAEEEGVEVGKQDHATLWMMFACGLGEDESAVRGQQLNAETQGLIDTFRKLSRRSYASGLGALYAYESQFPGVASAKIEGLIDRYGIEDEQTLRFFRVHEGADVEHSRVCRELLDRLPESEREEAVAAGEELAVALWNFLSGVERTATVH from the coding sequence ATGACCACCCTTTCCGTTTCGTCTTGCATCGATTCGAAGGTGGCCGAACGGGCCATGCTGAGCCATCCGTTCTACCAGGCGTGGACCGAGGGACGGCTGCCGATCGAGACCCTGCGCGACTATGCGCGCCAGTACTTCCACCATGTCGAGGCTTTCCCGCGCGCCGTTAGCGCCGTGCACAGCGCCTGCCCGGACCGCGACGGCCGCCGCATGCTCGCCGAGAACCTCGCCGAGGAAGAGGGTGTCGAGGTTGGCAAGCAGGATCATGCGACGCTGTGGATGATGTTCGCCTGCGGGCTGGGCGAGGATGAATCGGCCGTGCGCGGTCAGCAGCTCAATGCCGAGACGCAGGGCCTCATCGACACTTTCCGCAAGCTGTCGCGCCGTTCCTACGCTTCCGGCCTCGGCGCGCTCTATGCGTACGAGAGCCAGTTCCCGGGTGTCGCCAGCGCCAAGATCGAGGGTCTCATCGACCGCTACGGCATCGAGGACGAGCAGACGCTGCGGTTCTTCCGCGTGCACGAGGGCGCGGACGTCGAGCACAGCCGCGTCTGCCGCGAGCTTCTCGACCGCCTTCCCGAGTCGGAGCGCGAGGAAGCCGTCGCAGCGGGCGAAGAGCTGGCCGTCGCGCTGTGGAACTTCCTCAGCGGCGTTGAGCGGACCGCCACCGTCCACTGA
- a CDS encoding DUF4956 domain-containing protein, with protein sequence MLALRLFAKLTAYYLAVTIIVLIALQLFPNLRDYMPFGGVEALMAKTRPAVDEVFAPLATPSSGLRGTVYWLVITILGALLTALPVSWVYIAIRNPEDYDQSLVDTIVILPIVVTSIIIIVQNSLALAFSIAGIAAAVRFRNSLKSSGDALFILLSVGIGLSAGIGALELAIVMTVAFNYVFLGLWVTDYGDRRGLKKRYMIDCDPEEAAAEAKEATERKTVDKEAVDPS encoded by the coding sequence GTGCTGGCGCTTCGACTCTTCGCGAAGCTTACCGCTTATTATCTGGCGGTCACGATTATCGTGCTGATCGCGCTTCAGCTCTTTCCGAACCTTCGCGACTACATGCCGTTCGGCGGGGTGGAGGCCTTGATGGCCAAGACCCGTCCGGCTGTCGACGAGGTTTTCGCACCGCTGGCGACCCCCTCTAGCGGACTGCGCGGGACCGTCTACTGGCTGGTGATCACCATCCTCGGCGCGCTGCTGACGGCGCTGCCGGTCAGCTGGGTCTACATCGCGATCCGCAATCCCGAGGATTACGATCAGTCGCTGGTCGACACGATCGTGATCCTGCCGATCGTCGTCACCAGCATCATCATCATCGTTCAGAACTCCCTCGCGCTGGCCTTCTCAATCGCCGGGATCGCAGCGGCCGTCCGGTTTCGCAATTCGTTGAAGAGTTCGGGCGACGCGCTGTTCATCCTGCTGTCCGTCGGCATCGGCTTGTCGGCGGGGATTGGCGCGCTGGAGCTGGCCATCGTGATGACCGTCGCCTTCAACTACGTCTTCCTCGGCCTTTGGGTGACGGACTATGGCGACCGGCGAGGCCTCAAGAAGCGCTACATGATCGACTGCGATCCTGAAGAGGCGGCAGCCGAAGCTAAGGAAGCGACTGAGAGAAAGACGGTCGACAAGGAAGCCGTCGACCCTAGTTGA